The Oncorhynchus tshawytscha isolate Ot180627B unplaced genomic scaffold, Otsh_v2.0 Un_contig_2517_pilon_pilon, whole genome shotgun sequence genome includes the window TGATGACTTGTTGTGCCTACACGGAGTTGAGCTACGAACGGAGGTGACATTTGGGGTAAGCCTAAGCCTTTTCGTAACCTTAACCTATTTCTTCTAACTTGCTAAGACAACGTGCTTTGATGACACTAGCTGCATCCCAGCTAGTTGAACGCTTGTCAGTCGTTCTCCTAAAAGGCAACCTCTGTTGCTCGATGTACTAAACCGAGGGCCGGCAGCCACTAAGTACAGGTAAGAGACAATTATGGGAACAATAGGTTGTAAGATGAAACCTAGTCACATCTGAGATGTGAATCAACTGCACCGATTGATCAATCGCCAGTATGTATGTGTGCCCTTGGGCCTCATTTGTCCCCTTTGAAATGACCTGTTGACATCATTCGATGCAACATCTGAGGCTATCTGGCCTATAAAGGATCCACCTCATACACTATTTCCGTAATATAAGGCTATGTTATTGGTTTTTGAAAAAAGTAccatacaatatttgcacatcccGATCACCACTGTACGCATAGGAAAACGATccctttattgtgtgtgtgttgggtgggtgTCTGAGGAATGTTTTACAGCGTTTCAGCTTGCAGAGGTATCACCACCCTTCCCATGGCCACCTGGATCCTGTCTAGGGAAGAAAAAGAAGAATGATGTTATTACATGGCCTTCAAGAGCTACATGACTGCTGAGGTGACATTACGGACCCCTTAGGATTTGTGGCGTTCCTTGTGTATTTGTTTCCCGTATGTTCCACTTCGTTTCTCCTTTGTACTTGTGACACTATTTGAGGTTGTAACAACGCCTATCTCTATTAGGTGTGACTGGCAACTGCAGTGGGTTGAATCCTACTagttcagtgtttcccaactccaggcAGGGGTAGAGTAgccatttttgttgtagccctggagAGGCACAGCTGATTGAGAGTTGAAtcaggtgcaacaaaaacaacaacaagaagaACAACACCAAATCAATGTGAAGAGTGGGACACAGATTAGTAGTGGATCCCCCAGTTGTCACAGTTGGGCCTTGTGTTCaacatagctcagtatttgagtGTGTTTCCCGCGCATGTAAGTAGCTTTCATTTCTTCTTCCTCCATAGTTCCCTACAACGAACGCCCTCCCCTTTGCAGCAGAGGCCAGGCAAAAGCGCGCGCTTTCTGTGCCACTGGCTTCAATCAGGTCCACCAAACGCAGATAATAAGAGCACCAAGCACAAAAAATGATGTCATTAATTCACTTGAACTCAGCTAGCGAACACACGATGTCTGGAAGAGGTAAAGGCGGCAAGGGACTCGGAAAAGGAGGCGCCAAGCGTCACCGTAAGGTTCTCCGCGATAACATCCAGGGAATCACCAAGCCCGCCATTCGCCGTCTGGCTCGCCGTGGCGGCGTGAAGCGTATCTCCGGCCTGATCTACGAGGAGACCCGCGGTGTCCTGAAGGTGTTCCTTGAGAACGTGATCCGTGACGCCGTCACCTACACCGAGCACGCCAAGAGGAAGACCGTTACGGCCATGGACGTGGTCTACGCTCTGAAACGCCAGGGACGCACCCTGTACGGTTTCGGCGGTTAAACGCACTCTTCTCGGAACGTCAACATCCCGACTTGAacccaaaggctcttttaagagccacCCACATCCGCTTCAAAAGGGCCAAATCCATTGTCGTATTAAACCATGAGCCACTCttgagtggacagggagggagtgtTAAATGACAGGACGCTATGTTCAGCGCAGGCTTTGCGTACAGTCGTATTAAACCATGAGCCACTCttgagtggacagggagggagtgtTCATGAAAGGAGGCTAAATTCAGTGCAGGCTTTGCGTACAGTCGTATTACGAGACACCCGAAATAAAGGCACCACGGCTGGGAAATCCCCACCAAGTCTGGCCATTGCATGGATCTTTTTTTGAAACACACCATTCCCCACCAGTGACAGAGCATAGGCTATGGAATAAGGGGGACAGGTCTTTGTTAGGGAAGCAAGCCTCTGAGTGGAAGGCTCTTATGCGCGCTCAGCTCCACTGGGCAAATGGCAGGGGCGCCTATGAGAAAGCAGGGGTGTGTCCACGGCCGGCGAATTAGCTTAGCTTCGTCTTCATAAGAGGGAAAGGGCTCTCCACCCCCTCATTCGTTTGTGAGAAGCAACGAGACATCAGCATCATGCCCGAGCCAGCAAAGTCCGCGCCCAAGAAGGGCTCCAAGAAAGCCGTCACCAAGACCGCAGGGAAAGGCGGCAAGAAACGCCGAAAGTCGAGGAAGGAGAGCTACGCCATTTACGTGTACAAAGTCCTGAAGCAGGTCCACCCCGATACCGGCATCTCCTCCAAGGCCATGGGAATCATGAACTCGTTCGTGAACGACATCTTCGAGCGTATCGCCGGAGAGTCGTCTCGCCTGGCCCACTACAACAAGCGTTCCACCATCACCTCCAGGGAGATCCAGACCGCAGTGCGCCTGCTGCTCCCCGGAGAGCTGGCCAAGCACGCAGTGTCCGAGGGCACCAAGGCCGTGACCAAGTACACCAGCTCCAAATAAACAGCGCATTTGGAGTGCTGTAGTAacccaaaggctcttttaagagccacCCACCCTGTCAGTGAAAAAAgcaaatccatgtgtgtgtgtgtgtgtgtgtgtgtgtggaggacatGTTGTGTCCAATTGGGGGGGGGAATAAATGATGCTGACATGAGCAGGGTAGGAAGGAATGTGTGCATGCCAGATAGACACAGTGAGTGGGATTCCACTCGTGCTCCGATGACTGGAGCCTGTATCACTTTAGGCCGAagcagggaccctctgcacacatgaACAacagtctcagagcaagtgacgtgaCCGATTGAAACTAGCCGTTCCACCTgtacaagaggaggaggaggaggaggaggagagcctcCAAATCGCTCTCTCTAGGCCTATATCAGGGCGAACAAGCACATGGGGCGCCAGCCTCCATAGCGCCGGCCGCACAACACAGCCCAGCCAGACACCAAGACCCACAGACACAAAGACCGGCACGAGTCACGCTGCGGAGTCAAGCGAGGGAGAAGGGCACAAGCCTATCTCTGCCTGTTCACAGACAAGGTGACCTCACCTCATCTGCTTttgaaagagacacacagagagagacagagactacctagcagaagaaaaaaacacacactgtGCACAAAGAGCAGGCTCCAAATCCAACTAAAGGACGAATAAAACATCACACACAGTGTATTATTTCCTGTGCCTCCTGGACACATGACGAATACAACGTGAAACTAGTCTCAGCCAGGCCTCACAAGTGCATGTGTTTTAAGGTCCCCAAAAGAGCTCTCCTTTAAAACACCAAGGAGCACATCAGGGGACGCCAAACCATTTGATTCCCTTGCCAGACATCTCGGCTCACTCCACAATCAATGGTGCTCGCAATCGGATGCACTTTTAGGCCATTTAGGAGACAAATAGCACAGGAAAAGCAGTGCGCACCGCTCCACCCGACAGTCGAACGGTGAGGTTTTGAGCGAGTCGCAGCAAAATGCACGGGGCTTCTGCAGCCCACATGACTTTATTCTGAACGGACACAAGTCTGCTCGCTGGGCCGTTCGCTTTTGGGCCAAAAACACGGCTCCGTCGGTGACTTTTGGCCCGATATTGGCGACCAGAAAACACAAGTGAAAGAGCATTTGGCCAGCCCGGAGAAGCCGAGCTGGGTGGCTTGAGTCTACATGGTTCTCATGTCGCGTTTAAGGCCAGCCCCTGCACGGTGTGGAGCTTCAATAGCGCAGAGCAGCGTCTACAGCAAAGTACTCCTCCTCACAGACTACCGTAgtgttgtaagtgtgtgtgtttaccggaCCGAACGACAGACATGGCAGAAGTCGCACCAGCACCCGCCGCCGCCGCGCCGGCCAAGGCACCCAAGAAGAAGGCAGCAGCCAAGCCCAAGAAAGCGGGACCCAGCGTAGGCGAGCTCATCGTCAAGGCGGTGTCCGCCTCCAAGGAGAGGAGCGGCGTGTCCCTGGCCGCGCTCAAGAAGTCTCTGGCGGCAGGCGGCTACGACGTGGAGAAGAACAACTCCCGTGTCAAGATCGCCGTCAAGAGCCTCGTCACCAAGGGCACCCTGGTCCAGACCAAGGGCACCGGTGCCTCCGGCTCCTTCAAGCTCAACAAGAAGGCCGTCGAGGCAAAGAAGCCCGCCAAGAAAGCCGCAGCCCCCAAAGCTAAGAAGGTGGCCGCCAAGAAGCCCGCCGCCGCCAAGAAGCCCAAGAAGGTAGCAGCCAAGAAGGCCGTGGCCGCAAAGAAGTCCCCCAAGAAGGCCAAGAAGCCCGCTACACCCAAAAAGGCCGCCAAGAGCCCAAAGAAGGTGAAGAAGCCCGCCGCAGCGGCCAAGAAAGCGGCCAAGAGCCCCAAGAAGGCTACCAAGGCAGCGAAGCCCAAAGCCGCCAAACCCAAGGCAGCCAAGGCCAAGAAGGCAGCCCCCAAGAAGAAGTAAACCTATTCCAAACAGTGTTCTTTCTACTCGACACATGTTGTTACCACaaaaggctcttttaagagccacCCACCTCTTTCCATAAAAGCGCATGTCATTCCATGTACGTCCTACCTACCTGTGGTGCAAAAGAAATGAAATGAATGACTTTTACGCACCACATGTTCGAGTGGCTAAATGGCTTTACATTTGTCACTCAAGAGTGCAGCACCCTCAGCAATCAACATTGTTGTGATATGTGTTAGAATTCGCATGTCACATTCATCCTGATAATAAGAGGAATACACACTATCTATAGTGGGTTGGACAGCAGCCATTTGTATTATGAGCCACTCTCGAATTGATTGATACATGTTTCAGTGATTTGAGTTGTCACTTTGGCGCTCCCGCCAACGAGAAAAGTAACAAAAGTCGGAGGGAAACGGAGTAGCCTAGCCCTTgtcactgcctgcctgcctgcctgcctgcctgcctgcgggCGGGCGGGTGGTTGGGTGGGGGCGGGCTTAGGGCTgacttgtctgtctgtccctccctcactCCAATTGGATAAGGGCACACCGGTCCGGTGGCCAATCGATGCCTCTTGTGGCGAGGTATAAGTACGGCTCTCGAGGTGGCCAGCGCCTCATTCAGACTttctgtgacatactgaagctaCCAAAATGAGCGGAAGAGGCAAAACCGGAGGCAAGGCCAGGGCGAAGGCAAAGACACGTTCATCCCGTGCCGGGCTCCAGTTCCCCGTGGGCCGTGTGCACAGGCTGCTGCGCAAAGGCAACTACGCCGAGCGTGTGGGCGCTGGCGCACCAGTCTACCTGGCCGCAGTGCTCGAGTACCTGACTGCTGAGATCCTGGAGTTGGCCGGAAACGCTGCCCGTGACAACAAGAAGACTCGTATCACCCCCGTCACCTGCAGCTGGCAGTCCGTAACGACGAGGAGCTGAACAAACTGCTTGGCGGCGTGACCATCGCTCAGGGTGGTGTTCTGCCCAACATCCAGGCAGTGCTGCTCCCCAAGAAGACTGAGAAGGCCGTCAAAGCCAAGTAAAATCGCTGGTGCGGCTGCAACTTGACTACTCAACccccaaaggctcttttaagagccaaCCACCTAGCTCAGCAAAAGCGCAAAGTGTCCTTTCTATGCCTGGCCAACTATTTGGCGTGtttgttagatacacacacacatatacacggcACAGTATCAAGTG containing:
- the LOC121844715 gene encoding histone H1, yielding MAEVAPAPAAAAPAKAPKKKAAAKPKKAGPSVGELIVKAVSASKERSGVSLAALKKSLAAGGYDVEKNNSRVKIAVKSLVTKGTLVQTKGTGASGSFKLNKKAVEAKKPAKKAAAPKAKKVAAKKPAAAKKPKKVAAKKAVAAKKSPKKAKKPATPKKAAKSPKKVKKPAAAAKKAAKSPKKATKAAKPKAAKPKAAKAKKAAPKKK